The Astyanax mexicanus isolate ESR-SI-001 chromosome 20, AstMex3_surface, whole genome shotgun sequence genome contains a region encoding:
- the LOC103033288 gene encoding GTPase IMAP family member 4-like: protein MSNFVMFAGPSLRIVMIGKSGVGKSALGNTILGRNAFESRPTANSVTITCQREKVYDTREIYITDTPGILHTIKPTEIIKKEIVKCIQVSAPGPHVFLLVLQIGRFTPDEHNAVRALQEIFGDEASKYMIMVFTHGDRLRDQSIEEYIHTGHSKQRKVIESCGGRYVVFNNKNMKDREQVRNLIVNIDKMVSANGGSYFTQEMYEEAEQKIQQQKQDQTQDELDQNQNDLDPTQ, encoded by the coding sequence ATGTCTAACTTTGTTATGTTTGCAGGCCCATCACTTCGCATAGTGATGATAGGGAAAAGTGGAGTTGGGAAAAGTGCTCTTGGGAACACCATCCTTGGAAGAAATGCATTTGAATCACGTCCTACAGCGAATTCAGTGACCATCACTTGCCAAAGGGAAAAAGTCTATGACACAAGAGAGATTTACATCACTGACACTCCTGGAATCTTGCATACTATCAAACCAACAGAGATTATCAAAAAAGAAATAGTAAAATGCATTCAGGTTTCAGCCCCTGGACCTCACGTCTTCCTGCTGGTGCTGCAAATTGGCCGTTTCACCCCTGACGAGCACAATGCTGTGAGGGCCCTGCAGGAGATCTTTGGAGATGAAGCTTCTAAATACATGATCATGGTGTTCACACATGGGGATAGATTGCGAGATCAATCAATAGAAGAGTATATACACACTGGACATTCCAAACAACGTAAAGTGATCGAGTCTTGTGGGGGAAGATACGTTGTCTTCAACAACAAGAACATGAAAGACAGAGAGCAAGTCAGGAATCTCATtgttaatattgataaaatgGTTTCAGCCAATGGAGGAAGTTACTTCACCCAAGAAATGTATGAAGAAGCAGAACAAAAAATCCAGCAGCAGAAGCAAGATCAAACTCAGGATGAGCTTGATCAAAACCAGAATGACCTAGATCCAACTCAGTAA